One Cryptomeria japonica chromosome 9, Sugi_1.0, whole genome shotgun sequence genomic window carries:
- the LOC131058089 gene encoding pentatricopeptide repeat-containing protein At3g09040, mitochondrial, producing the protein MLAIAHLNIKALCREGCLKEALHILLTTQNASPADINIYVQLLNTCIAKNALSEGRKIHSHINERGHKFATNPSLQSKLIHMYDRCRSLVDARNVMDKMTQSDVLPWNRIIAAYRRHGFAKEALQLFHQMQVTGVQPDQFTFAGILPACAKMGALEQGIRIHQRIIQSGFLCDDVLVTCLIDMYAKCGRIHDARELYDKLSNANVVSWTAMITGYMQNGIVDEALKLFQEIPQHNVVSWTAIIAGYAQSGLVEKALDIFKQMQLAGVKPTPATYASILPACAKLGSLEQGMRIHKTIIESGFLSDAVVGNALVSMYARCGSIQKARELFDKIPQRSVVSWNAMIVGYAQNGLLEKSLEIFKQMRLTGVNLDSSTFATIIPVCAKMGDLEQGIDIHQNIIELGLLSDEVVVASLVDMYAKCGAIQKARELFDKMVQRNVVSWTALIAGYAQNGPVEKSLGIFKEMQFTDVKPDSTTFSSVLPACAKLRALHLGMGIHEKIIESGFMSDAIVVNALIDMYAKCGSIRKAQELFENNSHRSVVSWNVMIVGYSQNEFFDKALEFFKQMQLAGVKPNSSTYASILPTCAKFESLKPGIEIHQKIIKNGFLSYIVVATALIDMYTKCGSLQKAQELFDKMPHRNVVSWTVIIAGYTQNGLVEQALDFFRQMQSACIKPNSATFASILPACAKLGALEQGTEIHQKIIETGSLSDVVVNALIDMYAKCGSIQKARDLFDKIHYPGIISWNAMIAGYAMHGYSIDALKLFELMKHSGTNLNHISFLSVLFACSHAGLVDDGCKYFNSLTDSYCITPTMDHYACMVDLFGRAGYLEEALYLIIKMSTKPDIVVWKCLLGACRSHKDTLLGEFVASLLFEMDQTNAAPYVLLSNIYAEVGRWDDAQRIRKLMEDRSIVKLPGCSWIEVHKL; encoded by the coding sequence ATGTTAGCCATTGCCCATCTCAATATCAAAGCGCTTTGTAGAGAGGGCTGCTTGAAAGAGGCGCTGCACATTCTGCTCACTACACAGAACGCTTCTCCTGCTGACATTAATATATATGTTCAACTTTTGAACACCTGCATTGCCAAGAATGCTCTTTCAGAGGGTAGAAAAATCCACTCTCACATCAATGAAAGGGGGCATAAGTTTGCCACAAACCCCTCCTTGCAAAGTAAACTTATTCACATGTATGACAGGTGCAGAAGTTTGGTTGATGCTCGCAATGTTATGGACAAGATGACTCAATCGGACGTCTTGCCATGGAATAGGATAATTGCAGCTTACAGAAGACATGGGTTTGCAAAAGAAGCACTGCAACTGTTTCACCAAATGCAAGTAACAGGTGTTCAACCTGATCAGTTCACCTTTGCGGGCATTCTTCCGGCATGTGCCAAAATGGGTGCCTTGGAACAGGGAATACGGATCCATCAGAGGataatacaaagtggatttttgtGCGATGATGTGCTTGTGACTTGcctgatagacatgtatgcaaaatgtggaagaataCACGATGCACGCGAATTGTATGACAAACTGAGTAATGCCAACGTGGTTTCGTGGACTGCTATGATTACAGGCTATATGCAGAATGGTATTGTTGATGAGGCTTTAAAGCTTTTCCAGGAAATACCTCAACATAATgtggtctcatggactgcaatcaTTGCTGGATATGCACAGAGTGGGCTTGTAGAAAAGGCATTGGATatttttaagcaaatgcaattggctggcGTAAAGCCAACCCCGGCAACCTATGCCAGCATCCTACCCGCCTGTGCCAAACTGGGATCTTTGGAACAGGGCATGAGAATTCATAAAACAATAATTGAAAGTGGATTTCTGTCGGATGCTGTTGTTGGCAATGCTCTGGTAAGCATGTACGCAAGATGTGGAAGCATACAGAAGGCGcgggaactgtttgacaaaatacccCAACGAAGTGTGGTttcatggaatgctatgattgtggGATATGCACAGAATGGGCTTCTGGAAAAATCTTTGGAGATTTTTAAGCAAATGAGGTTGACAGGCGTAAATTTGGACTCGTCAACCTTCGCTACAATTATCCCAGTCTGCGCGAAAATGGGAGATTTAGAACAAGGTATAGATATACATCAAAATATAATTGAACTCGGGCTTTTGTCAGATGAAGTAGTTGTGGCttccctagtagacatgtatgcaaaatgtggagccATACAGAAGGCGCGCGAGTTGTTTGACAAAATGGTTCAACGAAATGTGGTATCATGGACTGCACttattgctggatatgcacaaaatggcccTGTCGAAAAATCCTTGGGTATTTTTAAGGAAATGCAATTTACAGATGTAAAGCCCGACTCAACAACCTTTTCCAGTGTTCTCCCGGCTTGTGCCAAACTTAGAGCTTTGCATCTAGGGATGGGAATCCACGAAAAAATAATTGAAAGTGGATTTATGTCAGATGCTATAGTTGTAAATGCCTTGATAGATATGTATGCAAAGTGTGGAAGTATACGTAAGGCACAGGAACTGTTTGAAAATAATTCACACCGGagtgtggtctcatggaatgtaaTGATTGTGGGATATTCACAAAACGAGTTTTTTGACAAAGCATTGGAGTtctttaagcaaatgcaattggcaggtgtaaaaccAAACTCATCAACCTATGCCAGCATCCTtccaacatgtgccaaatttgaatctttgaagccggGAATTGAAATccatcaaaaaataattaaaaatggttTCTTGTCATatattgtagttgcaactgccctgatagacatgtataCCAAATGTGGAAGCTTACAGAAGGCACAGgaactgtttgataaaatgcctcatcgaaatgttgtctcatggacagTAATCATTGCTGGATATACCCAAAATGGGCTTGTCGAGCAGGCATTGGATTTTTTTAGGCAAATGCAATCGGCATGTATAAAACCAAATTCAGCAACCTTCGCCAGCATCCTTCCAGCGTGTGCCAAATTGGGAGCTTTAGAACAAGGGACAGAGATTCATCAAAAAATAATTGAAACTGGATCTTTATCGGATGTGGTTGtaaatgccctgatagacatgtatgcaaaatgtgggagTATACAGAAGGCAAGGGATTTGTTTGACAAAATTCACTATCCAGGTAtaatctcatggaatgcaatgattgcaggatatgcaatgCATGGCTACAGCATTGATGCCCTTAAACTCTTTGAACTGATGAAACATTCTGGAACGAACCTCAACCATATAAGCTTCCTTAGTGTCTTATTTGCATGCAGCCATGCCGGTCTAGTGGATGATGGCTGTAAATACTTCAATAGTTTGACTGACTCATATTGTATAACTCCTACAATGGATCATTACGCATGCATGGTTGACCTTTTTGGACGCGCTGGTTATCTTGAGGAAGCCCTATATTTGATCATCAAAATGTCAACAAAACCCGACATAGTTGTGTGGAAGTGTTTACTTGGTGCTTGTAGATCACACAAGGATACACTGCTAGGAGAATTTGTGGCAAGTCTCCTTTTTGAGATGGACCAAACAAATGCCGCACCTTATGTTCTTCTGTCAAACATCTATGCAGAAGTGGGCAGGTGGGATGATGCTCAAAGGATAAGGAAATTGATGGAA